The Octadecabacter arcticus 238 genome contains a region encoding:
- a CDS encoding ABC transporter substrate-binding protein: MKKLKRDSNQAESEQCFISAMSAPELERFLDFVSQFRLETEESLGAGTAERELPVMIQIMRSHLKGRMETPSSLIDGSGLARGTAHRMIEDMVDRGLIAKRSRTRSGKTFSLHPTQLMMRAWMDYVRRVKSLLGGAFGLSEGVDYFFGASYLSTATVAPLPVLSQKLDVPGGLRILLHADATFMAMQKLKRQFELHFGVEINVRALSIDRLHQEILVNAERRQSRYDIITCDICWMEEFIQVEALRPMEMHGAEEARDLLDFHPEALSTAQRGNISYGLPVQTTPELFIYRTDIFEKCGLEPPLQLDDVLSCARELHDPVRNMSGICWNGARGTPVGTTFMMLMADFGQPVLNLQSQGHGFREQDLKPDDLLPKLDGPIALEAAEFLIELLAYSPPNVLQMSWYERAKCYAEGNAAMAYCYTQILPMIENQTNSPGYGRTGYLPHPSAPGIPQMAHLGGWNLCIPANVKPQRFNSVKQAARTLTSAAATKLYIENGSLVSSRFSVCNDPLVAHGRPVIATVDKMARSGQLQTWSRPAVKQFNTLVGILGEEIHTMLLRNKKPSAALRDAQARFERALNT, from the coding sequence ATGAAAAAACTGAAAAGAGATAGTAACCAAGCTGAGAGCGAGCAGTGTTTCATTAGCGCGATGTCTGCTCCTGAGTTGGAGAGATTTTTGGATTTCGTAAGCCAATTTCGGTTGGAAACCGAGGAATCACTAGGTGCCGGTACGGCTGAACGTGAGTTGCCTGTCATGATTCAGATTATGCGCTCCCACCTCAAAGGCCGCATGGAAACTCCATCCTCGCTGATCGACGGGTCTGGGCTCGCGCGAGGCACTGCGCATCGGATGATAGAAGATATGGTTGACCGAGGACTTATAGCTAAGAGGAGCCGTACGCGTAGCGGCAAGACATTCTCCCTCCACCCGACCCAGTTGATGATGCGTGCTTGGATGGATTATGTACGTCGCGTCAAATCGTTGCTTGGCGGGGCCTTTGGTCTATCCGAAGGCGTGGATTATTTTTTTGGCGCATCCTATCTCTCTACTGCCACCGTGGCGCCACTGCCCGTACTGTCACAGAAACTCGATGTGCCGGGCGGCTTGCGTATCTTATTGCATGCCGATGCTACGTTTATGGCAATGCAAAAGCTTAAGCGCCAATTTGAGCTTCATTTCGGTGTCGAGATAAACGTACGCGCACTCAGCATTGATCGATTGCATCAAGAAATTCTCGTTAATGCAGAACGCCGTCAATCTCGTTACGACATCATCACGTGCGATATTTGTTGGATGGAAGAATTTATCCAAGTCGAAGCACTTCGCCCAATGGAGATGCACGGTGCAGAGGAAGCGCGCGATTTGTTGGATTTCCACCCAGAGGCCCTGTCTACGGCACAACGCGGCAACATCTCGTACGGACTTCCAGTACAGACAACGCCTGAGCTGTTCATTTATCGAACCGATATTTTTGAAAAGTGCGGATTGGAGCCGCCGCTGCAGTTAGACGACGTACTTAGTTGCGCTCGAGAACTTCATGATCCTGTACGGAACATGAGCGGAATCTGTTGGAACGGTGCTAGAGGAACTCCGGTTGGCACAACTTTTATGATGCTCATGGCCGATTTTGGTCAACCTGTGCTGAACCTTCAAAGCCAAGGCCACGGATTCCGAGAACAGGATCTTAAACCTGACGATCTGCTTCCGAAGCTTGACGGGCCGATCGCCTTGGAGGCAGCTGAATTTCTGATTGAACTCTTGGCCTATTCCCCACCAAATGTCTTACAAATGTCGTGGTATGAACGGGCTAAGTGTTACGCAGAAGGCAATGCCGCGATGGCCTATTGCTATACGCAGATATTGCCGATGATCGAAAATCAAACCAATTCGCCAGGTTATGGCCGTACTGGGTACTTGCCACACCCATCTGCGCCGGGAATTCCCCAGATGGCGCATTTGGGCGGGTGGAACCTCTGCATACCTGCCAATGTTAAGCCGCAGAGATTTAACTCGGTAAAGCAAGCCGCTCGAACCCTTACGTCAGCAGCAGCTACTAAATTATATATTGAAAACGGAAGCTTGGTGAGTTCTCGGTTCAGCGTTTGCAACGATCCACTGGTTGCGCATGGCCGTCCAGTCATTGCTACAGTCGACAAGATGGCCCGCTCGGGCCAACTGCAAACATGGTCACGTCCCGCGGTTAAGCAATTCAATACACTAGTAGGAATCCTAGGCGAAGAAATTCACACAATGCTTCTGCGGAACAAAAAGCCAAGCGCTGCCCTGCGCGATGCCCAAGCGCGCTTTGAGAGGGCGTTAAACACTTAA